In one Arcobacter lacus genomic region, the following are encoded:
- a CDS encoding ankyrin repeat domain-containing protein, giving the protein MLNILTNKSKFTEDDLVKELINPSPSVEQLNKIYQNSNIELNSLYHHNEPILHTCCKKDLFDSVLWLLEHNINTEIETEQKETAIFYAIYSKDSKMLKTLVDFNVNVNHINNKNRTALQESINNSNNKVIRYLLQITKVLNNKDTNGNNLIFDAISNGNFNLIKNIVSLKKIDINEINNQGNCVLHLENVLKNNELAMFLLESGANPTIDDRNGKSFLFYSVLNGIKNMNLIKRASFFGFDLNLKNKDNRNILMEATNHFLNLPKDDKKTVNGQAELIKELVQMNINIQAIDNDNETVFFNITRSEDRDLIHYFLNNGLNINLNKQNNIGLTPLTILVLNGIKNSDLIKLYLEKGASLNTKNKFGKTTIEILIDIILHQDNKIEIEPEYKLLLVEDAQYKDILELFIKNYDVEINELNSKGEPLFFSSLLNFNFSLFKILRTKNTDLNKKDENEDNIIFKLMNLNYENKIQNKKIYLNTIKNLVNVGVDINATNKDGLTALQLAIFNNCKETVKLLLELRASCNLIDEKGRTLIHTCIFQDKTLYIKEIHQSNQEIINLADSFGTRPINYAAFMGKKDLVLEMLAMGALINNHHKKSPKILSFLEKYHKNILNLTIGVKDESDKANLNLLAQNMIKEFNIKTSV; this is encoded by the coding sequence ATGTTAAATATATTAACAAATAAATCAAAATTTACAGAAGATGATTTAGTAAAAGAACTTATAAATCCAAGCCCTTCAGTTGAACAACTAAATAAAATATATCAAAATTCAAATATTGAACTAAATTCTCTTTATCACCATAATGAACCTATTTTACATACTTGTTGTAAAAAAGATTTATTTGACTCAGTACTTTGGTTATTAGAACATAATATTAATACTGAAATTGAAACGGAACAAAAAGAGACAGCTATTTTTTATGCTATATATTCAAAAGACAGTAAAATGTTAAAAACTTTAGTTGATTTTAATGTAAATGTAAATCATATCAACAATAAAAATAGAACTGCTTTACAAGAATCAATAAATAACTCAAATAATAAAGTAATAAGGTATTTATTACAAATTACTAAAGTTCTAAATAATAAAGATACAAATGGAAATAATCTTATCTTTGATGCAATTTCAAATGGAAATTTTAATCTCATAAAAAATATTGTTTCTTTAAAAAAAATTGATATAAATGAGATAAACAATCAAGGTAATTGTGTATTACACTTAGAAAATGTTTTAAAAAACAATGAATTAGCGATGTTTTTATTAGAATCAGGAGCAAATCCAACGATAGATGATAGAAATGGGAAAAGTTTCCTTTTTTATTCTGTTTTAAATGGAATAAAAAATATGAATCTTATAAAAAGAGCAAGTTTTTTTGGTTTTGATTTAAATTTGAAAAATAAAGATAATAGAAATATTTTAATGGAAGCAACAAATCATTTTTTAAATCTTCCAAAAGATGATAAAAAAACAGTAAATGGCCAAGCTGAACTGATAAAAGAGTTAGTTCAAATGAATATCAATATTCAAGCAATTGACAATGATAATGAAACTGTTTTTTTCAATATTACAAGAAGTGAGGACAGAGATTTAATTCACTATTTTTTAAATAATGGACTAAATATTAATTTAAACAAACAAAATAATATAGGATTAACTCCTTTAACTATTTTAGTTTTAAATGGAATAAAAAATAGTGATTTAATAAAATTATATTTAGAAAAAGGTGCAAGCCTAAATACAAAAAATAAATTTGGAAAAACAACTATAGAAATTTTAATAGACATAATTTTACATCAAGACAATAAAATTGAGATTGAACCAGAATACAAACTTTTATTAGTTGAAGATGCACAGTATAAAGATATTTTGGAATTATTTATAAAAAATTATGATGTTGAAATAAATGAACTAAATTCTAAAGGTGAACCTTTATTTTTCTCTTCTCTTTTAAATTTCAATTTTTCTTTATTTAAAATTTTACGAACAAAAAATACAGATTTAAATAAAAAAGATGAAAATGAAGATAATATTATTTTTAAATTAATGAATTTAAATTATGAAAATAAAATACAAAATAAAAAGATTTACTTAAATACTATAAAAAATCTTGTAAATGTAGGTGTTGATATAAATGCAACAAATAAAGATGGACTTACAGCTTTGCAGCTTGCAATTTTTAATAATTGTAAAGAAACTGTTAAACTTTTATTGGAATTAAGAGCATCTTGTAATCTGATTGATGAAAAAGGTAGAACTTTAATTCATACTTGTATTTTTCAAGATAAAACACTTTATATAAAAGAAATTCATCAATCTAATCAAGAAATTATAAATTTAGCAGATTCTTTTGGAACAAGGCCTATAAATTATGCTGCATTTATGGGCAAAAAAGATTTAGTTCTTGAAATGTTAGCAATGGGTGCTTTAATAAATAATCATCATAAAAAATCGCCAAAGATTTTATCTTTTCTTGAAAAATATCATAAAAATATACTAAATCTTACTATTGGTGTAAAAGATGAATCAGACAAAGCAAATCTCAATCTACTTGCACAAAATATGATAAAAGAGTTTAATATAAAAACATCTGTTTAA
- a CDS encoding P-II family nitrogen regulator produces the protein MKRIEAVIKPFKLEDVKDALQEAGITGMTVSDVKGYGRQQGHSELYRGAEYVVDFLPKIKIELIVADENVDNIISVIIEAARTGKIGDGKIFVSPIEKIVRIRTGEEDEEAI, from the coding sequence GTGAAGAGAATTGAAGCTGTAATCAAGCCATTTAAACTTGAAGATGTAAAAGATGCTTTACAAGAAGCAGGAATTACTGGTATGACTGTATCTGATGTAAAGGGATATGGAAGACAACAAGGACATAGTGAACTTTATAGAGGTGCTGAATATGTTGTTGATTTCTTACCAAAAATCAAAATTGAGTTAATTGTTGCAGATGAAAATGTTGATAACATAATTTCAGTTATTATAGAAGCTGCAAGAACAGGAAAAATTGGAGATGGAAAAATATTTGTTTCTCCTATTGAAAAAATTGTAAGAATTAGAACGGGTGAAGAAGATGAGGAAGCTATTTAG